From Actinomycetota bacterium, a single genomic window includes:
- the ispF gene encoding 2-C-methyl-D-erythritol 2,4-cyclodiphosphate synthase, translating to MSATRVGIGYDVHAFVEGRPLVLGGIEIPHDLGLVGHSDADVLVHALMDAILGAIRAGDIGQHFPDTDSEYAGASSIALLERVAEIMRKAGWRLVDADTVLVLERPKMAPYRQEMRARLASAMAVPVDAIGVKATTTEGLGATGRGEGAEAYAVVMLERVEQ from the coding sequence TTGAGCGCAACCCGTGTGGGAATCGGCTACGACGTTCATGCGTTCGTCGAAGGCCGCCCACTTGTCCTTGGCGGGATTGAGATTCCCCACGACCTCGGACTCGTGGGCCATTCCGATGCGGATGTCCTGGTCCATGCGCTAATGGATGCGATTCTCGGCGCGATTCGAGCGGGCGACATCGGCCAGCACTTTCCAGATACGGATTCCGAGTACGCCGGGGCTTCAAGCATCGCGCTGCTCGAACGGGTGGCCGAGATCATGCGCAAGGCCGGGTGGCGCCTTGTCGATGCCGACACCGTGCTCGTGCTGGAGCGGCCCAAGATGGCGCCGTATCGTCAGGAGATGCGCGCACGCCTTGCGTCGGCGATGGCGGTGCCGGTCGATGCGATCGGCGTCAAGGCGACCACCACCGAGGGTTTGGGGGCGACGGGGCGCGGCGAGGGCGCAGAGGCGTACGCAGTCGTTATGTTGGAGAGAGTCGAGCAGTGA